In Helicobacter mastomyrinus, the sequence CCACCAGATACAAGCATTTGGACACGTATGCTTAAAGCACTCTCAAAGCTCTTGCCTGAAAATCAAATCTAAGCTTTAATCCCCACACATAAGGGCAGTAGCTAAATATAAGGCCCTTATGCTTTTTGCTCTTTTTTGATGATTTGTCCCTCTCGTAAATGTATTACTTCATCGGCAAGCTCTATCGTACTGGGGCGATGGGCTACGATAATAATAATTTTATCTTTTCTTAAAGCCTTGATACTTTCCTTAATCGCCTCTTCTGTTTGTGCATCAAGGGCGGAAGTTGCTTCATCAAAGATAAGCACTTCAGGATTCTTATAAATCGCTCGTGCGATGGCGATTCTCTGTCTTTGCCCACCACTTAAATTCGTGCCAAACTCATCAAGAATCGTATGTATGCCCTCACTCATTGCTGCTACAAAATCCCAAGCGTGAGCGAGTTTGAGCGCTTCAATAGCCCTTTTTTCATCTATCTCTCCACCATAGGCTACATTATTTAAAATACTATCGCGGAAAATAAAGATTCTCTGCGTAACCACTGCCATATTATCGCGCACACTCTTTTGCGTATAGTCCTTGATAGGCTGATTGTTGATATATATCTCTCCGTTACTAGCATCATAAAGACGCAAAATAAGATTGATAATAGAGCTTTTGCCACTGCCACTTTTACCCACAAGCGCGGTAATTTTATTTTTTGCAAATGTTATACTCACACCATTAAGGGCATAGACATCTGCATTGTAATGGAAATGCACATCTTTTAAGGTAATTTCGTTAATGGGAGGATTTAGCCTCAAAGTGCCGTCGTGAATCTGCTGTTTTTGATTGAGGATTTCAAAGATTCTGTCACTTGCGACTATGGCAGATTGCATTTGCGCATAGAGATTGACTAGTCGTTTCAAAGGCGTGTAGATAAAAAAGAGTGCCCCCACAAATGAAGAAAATTGCGCCACACTTAGCTTATTTTGTGAAATATCTATGATTGCCATATACACCACGCAACCAAGCATAATAGCCCCTAAAAGCTCCATAATAGGTGTGGTTAGCTCACCCACCCGCACAGCTTTCATATTGATTTTAAAAAACTGCATATTTTGAGTATAAAAGCTTTGATACTCTACCTTCTCCCCATTACTTGCTTTAATCACCTCGACATTATTAAAAATTTCATTCAGTTTAGAAGTAATATCTGCATTTTTTTCTTGGATAGTGCGGGAGTATTTTTTGATTTTTTTGATGATGAGATTAATAGGAATCATTGCCAAAGGAATAACCACCAAACATACAAAAGCATATTTTGGACTTTGATAAATCGTAATTGCCACTAAGCCAATAATCGTAACACTCTCTCTAATAAACTCTGTGATATAGTTTGATACTGCCGAGCGGATAATGCCAATATCATTGGTAATTCGCGCGATAAGCTCCCCTCCACGCATTTTATTAAAAAATGCCATCTCAAGACTTAGCATATGAGAAAGCATTCTATCGCGCATTTGCCGCACAATATCCTGCCCGATGAGATTCATAAAATAAGCTTGTATATAAGTGCCAACAGATTTGCCAAAATACACACCCACAATCATAGATACCATAGTTAATGCCAATGAGCCATTTTGAACTAATTCATCAAAGCTAAAAAGCGGATTAGCACGAGGCGTTTTGCCCGATAGGGTATCAAGCAATGGTTCTAAGAGATAGGTAATCCCTGCCGTGCAAGCCGCCACGACAAGAGAAGCGCAAATAGCAATAGCAAAGGAAGCATAATGCCCCTTAATATAAGGAAAAAACTTTTTGAAAAAATCAAGAATTGTTCGCATTTACATCAAATCCTGCATCAAGTATCGCTTCAGTAATCATTTCTTGTGTAGCCGGAGGGCTAAATTCGACTTTCACTTGCGCTTTTTGCAAATCGACATCAATCAAGCTTACCCCCTCTATCTCTCCTACAAATTTTTCTACCTTATCCACGCACTTACCGCAGTGCATACCTCTCACTGATAGTTGTATGGTCATATTTACTCCTTGATACAAGTTATAGAATCTTCACATTATAGAATCTAAATCCTTAAGAACCAAATTTGCAAATCATAGATAAGCTCAAGTATATATGATAAAAGATTTAACCTTATTCATTGTATTAATCCTTTTCCCTTGTGGTTAGCGCTGCTGGAGTGAGTGGTATCTATCAAAGCTTTTTAAGGTTAGTCTATAAGGGGAAGGGGGCTTAGCTCCTTTTGTAAGATTTATGTAGCACTTAAACTACAATAACACAATTAGAATAAAATCTCAATTTTTACTGATATAAAATAAATCACACGAAAAAAGCCACATACCTAAAAGCTTACTAATGCTATTTCCAAGCATACATTTACCATTTACGATGAAAGGATTAGCTGACTTGCTTATGCAATTTATCACTTGCACGAAGTGTTCATAATATACACGCAGTGTTATCCACACTTGTAAAGTGAGTTCGTAGGGTTAGATTCTATTGTTGCCTTTGCTCCTGTTCTTCGTGCCGCATTTCTGCTTGTGTAAGGGGATTGCCCGAAATACAAAGCCTATTTTATTTCTTACAAAATGGCTAAATTGTGCCTTAGCACGCACCTTCAAAGTGAAAATCCATACACTAAATGTAAAAGCTATGCAAGAGTCTTGTATTTCAAGAGACAATAGCGCAAAGAAATGCTATAGCACGCAAGGATTTATTTAGAATCCTACGCAGGCATTCATCATCTTTTCATAGCTTTGCAATGCCTTTTTCACAAAAGATTGATTGGTGCTTATAAATAATGTCTCAAAATTATTTTCAAACGCATTTTTGCTCCAGTTTGCCGAGCCTATAATCAATACTTGCCTATCAATAATCGCCATTTTTTGGTGCATAATGCCATAATATTGCTTATTTGCCGCACGTATACCACTTAGCAGACAAACTGAAATATTATTATATTTTGCAAGATAGCCAATCGTCGAAGTTTTATTATTCATATTGGCTTCCTTATCATAAATGATATGCACTTTCACACCTCTTTTTGCGCTATCCCGCAGGATTTTTGCAATATCATTATATGTAAAGCTATAAATGCTGATTTTTATTTCACTTTTTGCGCCCTGAAGTGCATTTTTGAGCGCATTAAAAGCTACTTTTTGCTCATAGGGTAGCATATAGAGCTTATCCTCTGCAAAATGTATCGTGTGAAGCATCCCCATAATCAAGCAAATTTTTAATATTTTGTTAAATTTTTGACGCATTTTATTCCTTTTGTAGTATCGATTTGGCTATAATTTTAGGTTACTATCACAAAAAAAGCAATAAAACGGGAGCTTCTATGAAATTTTTGCTCATTAACACCAATCAAATCGTCCAAAAGCTTGTAGAAATCACAGCTAAAAAGGCAGGCGTAGAGCTTAAGATTATTACAGAATCAAGCCAATTAAAAGATTTAAAATATGATTATGCTATCGTTGATGATGATTGTCTTTTGCTTGATAAAACTACTTATCTTGAAGCTCTCAAAGACACACGCAAATGCCTTGTTTATAATAAAGGCGCCAAACGTATTGATGGATTTGATGATTATGTGCAAAAGCCTTTTTTGCCTACAACTATCCTTGAGATTATCACCTCACAGTTAAGTTGTAATGTGCATATAGATGATGGTGCTCATAATGTATCTCATCAGGCAAGTGCTGATATTACGCTCAATACTCTTGATGATGATTTAAACAAAATCGATTCGCTTCTTGCAGATTCTGATGATTTGCTTCTGCCAAATGAAGAAAGCCCCGCTGAAGAAACACTCACAGAATCGCTTGATATACTAGGTAATACTACAAACACTTTAGAAGAAGCAGGCACTGCTGAAAATGAGGGGCTTGATATTGAAAATTTAAGTAATGAGGTATCAAATACCTCATTAGAAGATACAGAACTTGATCTAAGCAGCCTAGATGAGCTTGATAATATAAGCGATGATATAGCATTAGATACAAACCTAGATACAAATGAGGAGACAGAAGCAAAGGAAGAGAGCACAGATGTGCTTGATTTAGAATCTTCTACAATGGAAAATATAGCCCTAGATGAAAGCTTAGATAACTTAGATGAAGAAGCATTAGAAAAAGAAACAGATGCAACAATAGATGAGGAAAAAGTAGGGAAAGATGGAGACGAGAGTTTAGATGATATTGCCTTAGATGTGGAGGATAACCAGAAATTAAAAAAAGTAGAGGATAGTCAATTAGCACCAAACAATGAGCAAAGCGAGGAAACAATGGCAGACATTACAGAATCAAGCCCTGATAATATCGAGGATATGACCGAAATGGCGCAAGATGACACCGCTCAAACAGAATCAAGTGAGAGCCTAGATGAGCTTGATAATATAAGCGATGATATAGCATTAGATACAAACCTAGATACAAATGAGGAGACAGAAGCAAAGGAAGAGAGCACAGATGTGCTTGATTTAGAATCTTCTACAATGGAAAATATAGCCCTAGATGAAAGCTTAGATAACTTAGATGAAGAAGCATTAGAAAAAGAAACAGATGCAACAATAGATGAGGAAAAAGTAGGGAAAGATGGAGACGAGAGTTTAGATGATGTGAGCGCGGATACAGAGGATATGGACATCAATAATATATTAGGACAAACCCAGCCCAATGAAGAACTTTTAGGAGATGGGGATTTCACAAATGACTTGCTCAATGATGTGGAGAGTATTCCGCTTGATGACGTCCTATCAAGTGAATCTACCAATGAACCTGTGCTTGATAAAGAGCAAATCAATGAGGTGAGCCTAGCCCTTAATGCCCTTGATAGCGCTGTGCCAAATAATGAACTAGAGGATTTTAGCTCGCTTAAAGAGCCAGAAGTTGCTTTTGCCTTAGGTGAGGAGCTTGATTTTCCCCAAGAGGAAGACATTGAAGAGCCCATTGGGGAAGAATTCGCAGATTTTGAATCCTCTCTCACAGAAGCCCAAGATGAAGCTATCGCTCCCGCACAGCCTCAAGCTCAATCTAAAGAGGCTGCCTCATCACAAGAATTTGTTAAAAACATTATCACAAATTCTGTCCAAAGTAGCATTTCTAGCCTGCAAGCTGATGATTTCAAATCTATGCTTGATGGACTAGAAGTAACCATCAACATCAGCTTTAAAGATAAAAATAAATGAATAAGGGAGCGGTGCTTATCATATCAGGACCAAGTGGCTGTGGGAAAAGCACCCTCACAAAAGCCCTAATGGAATCTATCCCCGATATATACTTTTCTATCTCCACTACCACCCGCACTAAGCGCGATGGCGAGGTCGATGGAGTGCATTATCACTTTGTGAGTAAAGAGCAGTTTTTAGCAGATATTAAACACAATGTATTTTTAGAATGGGCGGAGGTACATACAAACTTTTATGGTACCTCTTTAAAACCTGTGCAAGAAGCTCTCTCGCGAGATAAAATCGTGCTTTTTGATGTCGATGTGCAAGGACATCAAAGCATTAAAGCACATTTTGGGGACTTTGCTAAATCTATTTTCATTACCACGAAAAACAAGCAGATTCTTAAAAATCGCCTCATAGAGCGAAAAACTGATGATATGCAGATGATAGAATACCGCCTCGAAAAGGCTTATAATGAAATGCGGCATTTGCAACACTTTGATTATGTGCTGATTAATGATGATTTACAGAGCGCCACACAAGCTATTATCGCCATCACTCGCTCACTCAAATATCAGCAGATTGATAGATTTAGCGAGATTATCCACCAATGGCAGAATGAGGCTTAAGCACGATTTATATGCATTTAGCATATACTTGTACTCTTTTGATATAATACTTATATTTCTTATAAAGGAGATTCTATGACACCCCCTAGCATTTGGCAATTACTGATTGTCTTACTTATAGTTGTTTTACTTTTTGGTGCGAAAAAGATTCCCGAACTTGCTAAGGGCTTGGGCAGTGGGATTAAAAACTTTAAAAAAGCCATAAAAGAAGATGAGGAGGAAGCTGCTAATAACGATACAAATACGCAAAATGCTTCCATTAAACAAACTCAAGCAAAAGAAGAAAGTGCAAAAGAGACTACCACAAAGCAAGAGGCTTAATGTATTCACATATTAAATGCATACTTGCTAAGAGCTGTGGAATAGATGATGAGGGTGTTTCTATTGTCTTAGAGAAGCCTAAAAATAAGGATTTAGGGCATTTTGCTACGCCTCTTGCCTTCAGCTTAGCAAAAGTAAAAAAGACAAATCCTATCCATCTAGCCCAAGACATTGCTCAAGCATTATCGCAAGATGCAGCGTTTGAAAGGGTAGAAGCCCTCAATGGATTTGTGAATCTTACACTCTCTCACGCATTCTTACATCAACAAGCAAAGCTTTATCTCACGCAACCTGTACAGAATCCAGCCTCAAAAGAGCGCATTCTCATTGAATTTGTAAGCGCGAACCCTACAGGACCGCTACATATAGGACACGCACGAGGGGCGGTATATGGGGATTGCCTCACGCGTGTAGGGCGATTTCTAGGCTATGAGATAGATACAGAATATTATATCAATGATGCGGGAGCGCAGATTGATATGCTAGGGCTTTCAATCCTCCTTGCAGCGCAAGAGC encodes:
- a CDS encoding copper ion binding protein, whose translation is MTIQLSVRGMHCGKCVDKVEKFVGEIEGVSLIDVDLQKAQVKVEFSPPATQEMITEAILDAGFDVNANNS
- a CDS encoding phospholipase D-like domain-containing protein, producing MRQKFNKILKICLIMGMLHTIHFAEDKLYMLPYEQKVAFNALKNALQGAKSEIKISIYSFTYNDIAKILRDSAKRGVKVHIIYDKEANMNNKTSTIGYLAKYNNISVCLLSGIRAANKQYYGIMHQKMAIIDRQVLIIGSANWSKNAFENNFETLFISTNQSFVKKALQSYEKMMNACVGF
- a CDS encoding ABC transporter ATP-binding protein — its product is MRTILDFFKKFFPYIKGHYASFAIAICASLVVAACTAGITYLLEPLLDTLSGKTPRANPLFSFDELVQNGSLALTMVSMIVGVYFGKSVGTYIQAYFMNLIGQDIVRQMRDRMLSHMLSLEMAFFNKMRGGELIARITNDIGIIRSAVSNYITEFIRESVTIIGLVAITIYQSPKYAFVCLVVIPLAMIPINLIIKKIKKYSRTIQEKNADITSKLNEIFNNVEVIKASNGEKVEYQSFYTQNMQFFKINMKAVRVGELTTPIMELLGAIMLGCVVYMAIIDISQNKLSVAQFSSFVGALFFIYTPLKRLVNLYAQMQSAIVASDRIFEILNQKQQIHDGTLRLNPPINEITLKDVHFHYNADVYALNGVSITFAKNKITALVGKSGSGKSSIINLILRLYDASNGEIYINNQPIKDYTQKSVRDNMAVVTQRIFIFRDSILNNVAYGGEIDEKRAIEALKLAHAWDFVAAMSEGIHTILDEFGTNLSGGQRQRIAIARAIYKNPEVLIFDEATSALDAQTEEAIKESIKALRKDKIIIIVAHRPSTIELADEVIHLREGQIIKKEQKA
- a CDS encoding twin-arginine translocase TatA/TatE family subunit, translated to MTPPSIWQLLIVLLIVVLLFGAKKIPELAKGLGSGIKNFKKAIKEDEEEAANNDTNTQNASIKQTQAKEESAKETTTKQEA
- the gmk gene encoding guanylate kinase, whose protein sequence is MNKGAVLIISGPSGCGKSTLTKALMESIPDIYFSISTTTRTKRDGEVDGVHYHFVSKEQFLADIKHNVFLEWAEVHTNFYGTSLKPVQEALSRDKIVLFDVDVQGHQSIKAHFGDFAKSIFITTKNKQILKNRLIERKTDDMQMIEYRLEKAYNEMRHLQHFDYVLINDDLQSATQAIIAITRSLKYQQIDRFSEIIHQWQNEA